A genomic region of Ewingella sp. CoE-038-23 contains the following coding sequences:
- the tgt gene encoding tRNA guanosine(34) transglycosylase Tgt, with the protein MKYELSTTDGRARRGRLVFERGVVETPAFMPVGTYGTVKGMTPEEVKDTGAQILLGNTFHLWLRPGQEIMKLHGDLHDFMNWHGPILTDSGGFQVFSLGAMRKIKEEGVHFRNPINGDPVFLSPEKSMEIQNDLGSDIVMIFDECTPYPADWDYAKRSMEMSLRWAKRSRDRHNELNNKNALFGIIQGSVYEDLRDVSLKGLVDIGFDGYAVGGLAVGEPKEDMHRILEHVCPQIPEDKPRYLMGVGKPEDLVEGVRRGVDMFDCVMPTRNARNGHLFVTDGIVKIRNAKHKDDTSTLDEHCDCYTCRNYSRAYLHHLDRCNEILGARLNTIHNLRYYQRLMAGLRQAIEEGKLELFVKDFYERKGKEVPPLNF; encoded by the coding sequence GTGAAGTACGAATTAAGCACTACTGATGGTCGCGCACGTCGCGGACGTCTGGTTTTCGAACGTGGCGTGGTTGAAACCCCGGCATTTATGCCAGTGGGCACTTACGGCACGGTAAAAGGCATGACCCCGGAAGAGGTGAAAGACACTGGCGCGCAGATCCTGCTCGGCAACACTTTCCACCTCTGGCTGCGCCCTGGTCAGGAGATCATGAAGTTGCACGGCGACCTGCATGACTTTATGAACTGGCACGGCCCAATCCTGACTGACTCAGGCGGTTTCCAAGTGTTCAGCCTGGGCGCGATGCGTAAGATCAAAGAAGAGGGCGTGCACTTCCGTAACCCGATTAACGGCGATCCGGTGTTCCTCAGCCCTGAAAAATCGATGGAGATCCAAAACGATCTCGGTTCTGACATCGTAATGATCTTTGACGAATGTACGCCATACCCGGCGGATTGGGACTATGCCAAGCGTTCAATGGAAATGTCTCTGCGCTGGGCGAAACGCAGCCGCGATCGTCACAACGAATTGAATAATAAGAATGCTTTGTTCGGTATTATTCAAGGTAGCGTTTACGAAGATTTACGAGATGTATCATTAAAAGGGCTGGTAGATATTGGCTTTGATGGTTACGCTGTGGGCGGCTTGGCGGTAGGTGAGCCGAAAGAGGACATGCACCGTATTCTTGAGCATGTTTGTCCGCAGATCCCGGAAGATAAACCGCGTTATCTGATGGGCGTCGGTAAACCAGAAGATTTGGTCGAAGGCGTGCGTCGTGGCGTCGATATGTTTGACTGCGTAATGCCTACGCGTAATGCGCGTAACGGTCATCTGTTCGTCACTGACGGCATCGTGAAAATCCGTAATGCCAAGCATAAAGATGATACCTCGACCCTCGATGAGCATTGCGATTGTTACACCTGTCGCAATTACAGCCGTGCCTACTTGCATCATCTCGACCGTTGCAACGAAATACTGGGTGCGCGCCTGAACACCATCCACAATCTGCGCTATTACCAGCGTCTGATGGCGGGTTTACGCCAGGCTATCGAAGAGGGTAAATTAGAGCTGTTTGTAAAAGACTTCTACGAGCGTAAAGGGAAAGAGGTTCCACCTCTTAATTTCTGA
- a CDS encoding GtrA family protein — protein sequence MFNLFTKYLTVGVINTAIHWAAFSIAVYLFSVNQAAANFIAFATAVTFSFFANASFTFNAKPKPTRYLLFVSFMGVLSILVGKISDYYHIEPIITLIEFSLVSLVLGFIYSKYVVFREDK from the coding sequence ATGTTTAATCTATTCACTAAATACCTAACTGTTGGCGTTATAAATACCGCAATACACTGGGCTGCTTTCTCAATTGCTGTTTACCTTTTTTCGGTTAATCAGGCTGCGGCTAACTTTATTGCGTTTGCAACTGCTGTCACCTTCTCATTCTTTGCCAATGCTAGTTTTACTTTCAATGCAAAGCCTAAACCAACACGCTACCTTCTTTTTGTGTCTTTCATGGGCGTTTTAAGCATTCTTGTCGGGAAGATTTCTGATTATTACCATATTGAGCCCATTATAACGCTTATCGAGTTTTCACTTGTTAGCTTGGTTTTAGGTTTTATTTATTCAAAATACGTTGTCTTTAGGGAAGATAAATGA